GCCACAAGGACGCCGCCCACCTGGTCGGCCTGATCGCGGCGGAACGCATCACGACCATTCATTTCGTGCCGTCAATGCTGGAAGTGTTCCTGCTGGAACCAAATACCTCCGCCTGCAGTTCGCTGCGACGCGTGATCTGCAGCGGCGAAGCCCTCGCGCCAGCGCTGCAGGCGCAATTCCAGCAGCGCCTCGGCTGCGAACTCCATAATCTGTATGGCCCGACCGAAGCCGCTGTCGACGTCACTTACTGGGATTGCCTTGCCGCCGCAGCCAACGAACGCAATCCCGAACGCGTGCCGATCGGCTTCCCGATCTGGAACACCCAGATGTACGTGCTCGACAGCGGCTTGCAACCGGTGCCTGCTGGCGTGACCGGCGAACTGTATATCGCCGGCGCCGGGTTGGCACGCGGCTACCTGAATCGCCCGGTGCTGAGCGCCGAACGCTTCGTCGCCAATCCCTACGGCGCACCCGGCAGCCGCATGTACCGCAGCGGCGACCTGGCCCGCTGGCGCGCCGATGGCTGCCTTGATTTCCTCGGCCGCGCCGACCAGCAAGTGAAGATTCGCGGCTTCCGTATCGAACCAGGCGAGATCGAATCGGCGCTGCTGCAACATCCGCAGGTAGCGCAGGCCGCAGTTGTGGTACGCGAAGATGTGCCGGGCGAAAAGCGCCTGGTGGCATATCTGGTCGCCACTTCCGGCAACGATCCGCAGCCGGCAGAACTACGCGAACACGCTGCGCACATCCTGCCTGATTACATGGTGCCGTCGGCCTTCGTCAACCTGCCCGCCCTGCCGTTAAGCCCAAGCGGAAAACTGGACCGCAAGGCCCTGCCGGCACCGGAACGGCAAGCCGCCACGCCCTATGCCGCGCCACGCACACCAACTGAAAAGATACTTGCCCAGCTATGGGCCGATACTCTGCATCTGGAGCGCGTCGGCATCCACGACAACTTCTTCGAACTGGGCGGACATTCGCTGCTGATCGTGCAACTGATCTCGATGATCCGCCAGCAATTCATGATCGACCTGCCATTGGATACGCTGTTCCAGGTATCGACCATCGCCGGCCTGGCGGAGCGGCTGGATCAAGAGTCGGTAGCGCGTCCAATCCTGTCGCCGATGCCTCGGCCGCAGCGAATTCCGCTGTCGTTTGCCCAGCGCCGGCTATGGCTGATGAATCAGCTGGAAGGCTCAAACCCGGCCTACAATATGCCGCTCGCCTTGCGCCTGGCTGGCAGTCTGAATCGTCATGCACTACAAGCCGCCCTCGGCGATCTGGCGCAACGCCACGAAAGCCTGCGCACAATCTATCCGAATCATGCCGGTGTGCCTTATCAACAAATTCTCGACGCCACGCACGATGCCGCCGCGCACCCGCCATTCATTGAAGTCGACGCCACCGAAGAAACATTGCCGGCCATGCTGCATGCCGCGGCCGGCTATGGTTTCGAACTCAGCAATACGCCGCCATTGCGTGTCTATCTGTTCCGCCTGGACGCCGATGAGCATGTGCTGCTGTTGCTGACCCACCATATCGCCGGCGACGGCGCATCGCTGCTGCCGCTGGGGCGCGACCTCAGCGTCGCTTACGCCGCCCGCTGCCGAGGCATTTCGCCCGGCTGGGCGCCGCTGCCGCTGCAATATGCCGACTATGCGCTGTGGCAGCACGAACTGCTTGGTAGCGAAGATAATCCGGACAGCCTGATCGGCCGTCAGCGCGATTTCTGGCGCGAGGCATTGCGTGATCTGCCGGAACAACTGGCTCTACCGACCGATCATCCGCGCCCTTCGGCACCAAGTCATCGCGGCGATGTGGTGCCGCTGCAGATCGGCGCACAACTGCACGAGCGCTTGCTACAACTCGCGCGCGATGGCCAAGCCAGCGTCTTCATGGTGCTGCAGGCCGCCCTCGCCGGCCTGTTAAGCCGCCTCGGCGCCGGCCACGACATCGCCATCGGTAGCCCAGTGGCGGGCCGCAGCGATCACGCATTGGATGAACTGATCGGCTGCTTCGTCAACACACTCGTACTGCGCACCGACACCTCGGGCCAGCCCAGCCTGCGCGATCTGATCGAGCGCGTGCGGACAACCAACCTGGCGGCTTATGCGAACCAGGAAATGCCGTTCGACCGCCTGGTCGACATGTTGCGACCGGATCGCTCGCGCGCCAGCCATCCGCTATTCCAGGTAATGCTCGGCTTCCAGAACAGCAGCCGGCTGGCGTTCAGCATGCCCGGCCTGTCGGTCACGCCGCAGCCGGTCGCCATCGACACCGCCAAATTCGATCTGTCGTTCATTTTGAGCGAACAACGCAACGCTGACGGCCTGCCGGGAGGAATCAGCGGCGGCATCCAGTACAGCACCGATCTGTTCGAACGTGGCACGATCGACAGCATCGCAGCACGCTTGCTGCACTTGCTGGAAGAGGCATGCGCCGCACCGGATCAACCCATCGCGGCCATCGACATCCTGAGCGCCGCTGAACGGCACCGCCTGCTGGTCGAATGGAGCGGCAGCACGCGCGACCTGCCGCTACACAGCTTCGCCACCATGGTGGAAACCCAGGCATCGGCGCGCCCCGATGCGATCGCTATCGTGCTCGACGATGACACAGTAAGTTATGCCGAGTTGAACGCACGCGCCAATCGTTTGGCACACCTGCTAAGCACTCAGGGTGTTGGCCCAGGCGCCATCGTCGCCACCGTATTGCCGCGTTCGCTCGACCTGGTGCTGACACATCTGGCCATCGTCAAGGCTGGCGCCGCCTACCTGCCGATCGATCCGAACTACCTGGCGGCACGCAGTCCGTTTGTCTTCTATGAGGCCGCACCGGCTTGCGTGATCACCAACATGGCGCTACTGCCGCAATTAATCGATATTCCGCACCGGTTGGCGCTGGACGCCGATATCACGGTAGCTGCGCTGGCAATACAGTCGGAGAACGATCTCGCCAATCAGGGCTGTAACCCTGCGCTTCATGCCGAGGATGCGGCTTATATCATCTACACCTCTGGCTCTACCGGCATGCCGAAAGGCGTGGTGGTGACCCATGCCGGCATCGCCAGCTTGGCCACCGCCATGATCGAACAGCTTGCCATTGACGGTCATTCACGGGTGCTGCAATTTTCCTCCTGCGGCTTCGATGCTTCGATCATGGATCAGATGATGGCCTTCGCGGCCGGCGCCGCGCTGGTGGTGCCGACCGCACAGCAACCGCTCGGCGAAGAGCTCGCAGATGTGCTGACGCGCCACGCAGTCAGCCATGCGCTGATCCGCCGGCAGCCCTGGCAACCTTACCGGCTGGTGAGTTCAAGCAGTTGCACACGCTGGTGGTCGGCGGCGATGTCTGCCCGCCAGCGCTGGCGGCGCAATGGTCGCAAGGACGTTACATGATCAACGCCTACGGCCCGACTGAAATCACCATCTGCGCCAGCTTAAGTTCGCCCATGAGCGGTGACGAACTGCCTTCAATCGGACGGCCGGTCTGGAATACCCGGATGTACGTGCTGGATCACAACCTGCAACCTGTACCTGCCGGCGTGACCGGCGAACTGTATATCGCCGGAGCCGGGTTGGCGCGCGGCTACCTGAATCGCCCGGTGCTGAGCGCCGAACGCTTCGTCGCCAATCCCTACGGCGCACCCGGCAGCCGCATGTACCGCAGCGGCGACCTGGCCCGTTGGCGCGCCGACGGCAGCCTGGATTTCCTTGGACGCGCCGACCAGCAAGTGAAGATTCGCGGCTTCCGCATCGAACCGGGCGAGATCGAATCGGCGCTGCTGCAACATCCGCAGGTAGCGCAGGCCGCAGTTCTGGTACGCGAAGACGTGCCGGGCGAAAAGCGCCTGGTGGCATATCTGGTCGCCACTTCCGGCAACGATCCGCAGCCGGCAGAACTACGCGAACACGCTGCGCACATCCTGCCTGATTATATGGTGCCGTCGGCCTTCGTCAACCTGGCCGCCCTGCCGTTAAGCCCAAGCGGAAAACTGGACCGCAAGGCCCTGCCGGCACCGGAACGGCAAGCCGCCACGCCCTATGCCGCGCCACGCACACCAACTGAAAAGATACTTGCCCAGCTATGGGCCGATACTCTGCATCTGGAGCGCGTCGGCATCCACGACAACTTCTTCGAACTGGGCGGACATTCGCTGCTGGCAATCCAACTTGGCATGCGTATCCGCGAACAGATCCGCGCCGATTTCCCGCACGCCGGGATCTACACACATCCGACCATCTCTGCCCTGGCCGCCCTGATCGATCACTCAGGCGGCGCTGTCGCCACACTCGACCTGGCGCGTGAATTGCACCTACCGGCGCACATCCGCAGCGCTGGCCAGCAACCTTCCCTACAACCAAAGCGGGTGTTCCTGACCGGCGCCAGCGGCTTTGTCGGCAGCCATCTGCTGGCAGCCCTGCTGCGCAACACCGCCGCCAGCGTGATCTGCCACGTGCGCGCCGACAATGCGCAAGCAGCCCGCGTTCGCCTGCAGCGTACGCTGGCCGAACGCCAGCTAGGATCGATCTGGGACGACAGCCGGATTGAGGTAATGGCTGGCGACCTCGGCGCACCGCAACTTGGCCTCAGCGCGGACGCGGCGCAGACGATCCGCGACGATTGCGACGCCATCTACCATTGCGCGGCGCAGGTCGATTTCTTGCATCCGTACGCCAGCCTGAAGGCAGCCAATGTCGATAGCGTGGTAACCCTGCTCGACTGGAGCGCACAAGGGCGGCCGAAGAACATGCACTATATCTCCACGCTAGCGGTGATCGATCCCGGCACCAGCTGCGGGCTGGTAACCGAACGTTCGCCGTTGGCATCCTGGAATGGCCTGCTGGACGGTTACAGCCAGAGTAAATGGGTCGGCGATGCGCTGGCCAGGGAGGCCCAAGCGCGCGGTTTGCCGGTGACCATCTACAGGCTTGGCGCGGTGACCGGCGACCATACGCACGCGATCTGCAACGCCGTTGACCTGATCTGGCGCGTGGCGCATCTATACGCCGAACTGGAAGCAATCCCGGACATGGACCTGCCACTCAACCTGACCCCGGTCGACGATGTTGCCCGCGCCATCCTCGGCCTTGCAGGCCAGCGCGCGGCACAAGGCCAGGTGTACCACCTGATGGGTCAGGCGCCATTGCGGGTGCGCGATATCCCGCCGGTGTTCGAGCGCCTTGGCCTGACACTGGAACCGCTGGGCCTGGAAAGCTGGCTGCAACGCGCCCATCAGCGCCTGGCGGTCACGCAGGACCGCGACCTGGCAGCGGTGTTAGCGATCCTGGATCGCTACGACGCGTCGGCAACGCCACCGAAAGTCTGCGGCGCGGCAACGCATGCGCAACTGGAGGCGCTGGGCGCGGCGATCCGTCCGGTCGACCGCAATCTGCTGGAACGCTACTTCGTCAACCTCGGCATCAAGAAGGCGCGTGCACCGCTCGAAATCAGCATCTAGGAGACAGCATTGCTCTTCTTTACCAACCCACAAACCGGAGCCGCGCCATGGCACGTTACCTGATTGCCGCCACCGCCATGCCCGGCCATGTGTCACCGATGCTGGCCATCGCCCAGCACCTGAGCCAGCTCGGACATCAGGTGCTGGTGCATACAGGGAGCCAGTTCCAGGCACAGGCCGAAGCCGCCGGCGCTACTTTCGTGGCGTTCGAGCACGCCATCGATTTCGATTACCGGCGCATGGAAGAACGTTTTCCCGAACAACGCCGCCTGAACTCCGGCCATGCGCAGTTGTGCTTCGGCCTCAAGCATTTCTTCGCCGATGCCATGATGCCGCAACTGGCCGGAATCAATGCCAACCTGCAGACTTTCCCAGCCGATGCCATCCTGGTCGACACCATGTTCTGCGGCACCATCCCGCTGTTGCTCGGCCCGCGCAAGGCGCGCCCACCAATTGTCGCCATCGGCATCTCGGCATTGCCCTTGTCGAGTTGCGATACGGCGTTCTTCGGCACCGCGCTGCCGCCATCCGCCACGCCGGAGGGACGCCTGCGCAACCAGGCCATGAACAGCAACCTGAAACAAGCCATGTTTGGCGAAGTCCAGCGTTACTTCGACAGTGTGCTGGCGCGTTCGGGACATCCGCCGCTACCGGCCTTTGTCATCGACGCCATGATCACCCTGCCCGACCTGTACCTGCAGCTAACCACCGCCTCCTTCGAGTATCCGCGCAGCGATCTGCCGCCATCGGTACGCTTCGTCGGCCCGCTGCTGGCGCCGACCGGGACTCGCTTTGAGGAGCCGGACTGGTGGCCCGAACTGAATGACGGCCGTTCGGTTGTACTGGTCACGCAAGGCACTCTAGCCAATCAGAATCCACAACAGCTGATCGTCCCCACCTTGGGCGCGCTGGCAGCGTCCAAGGACATCCTGATCATCGCCACCACCGGTGGCCCGGTACCCGCCGATCTGGCCGCAGCTACACCAGCGAATGCACGGGTGCTGCCGTTCCTGCCCTATGCGCAATTGCTGCCCAAGGTACATGCGATGGTCACTAACGGCGGCTATGGCTCGGTCAACCACGCTTTGAGCCTCGGCATACCGCTGGTGGTTGCCGGCAATACCGAGGAAAAGCCTGAGATTGCAGCGCGCGTAGCCTGGTCGGGCGCCGGTATCAACCTCGGCAGCGGCCAGCCCAACGCGCGCCAGATCGGCGATGCGGTGCGCAAGGTCCTGGGGGAACCACGCTATCGTCAACGCGCTGCGGCCCTGCGCGACGATTTCGCGCGTCATCATGCGCTCGATGAAATCACTGAGGCGGTCATGATGCTGCAGCGGACCGGCTACGCTGTCGCAGCCGGCGCCGAATTAGCTTAGCCGCGCTGCCGGCGTGACAGTATCAACGCATTGATCCGATTGAAAAACCTGAGGAGAATAAAGATGAGCCATCCGTTTGACGATAAGCAAGCCCAATTCCTGGTACTGCGCAATGACGAAGGGCAGCATTCGCTGTGGCCGACCTTCATCGACACTCCTGCAGGCTGGACAGTTGTGCTGGCTGCAAGCGACCGCGAATCCTGCAGTGCCTATATCGAGGCAAACTGGACCGATATGCGGCCACGCTCGCTGGCTGCGACAAGCGCCTGATTAGGGCCTGTTTTATCCCTAGCCGGCGATCTCGGCGGCCGCATCGATTGCCTGCGCGCCGTCGTCCGACTCATCAATTGTCTCATCGGTTTCCACCTTCGCCAGCTTGATGTACTCGATATTCAAAGTGATGGCTTCGCTATAGCGCAGCACGAAATAATCTCCCTCGACGCCGTAAAAGCGCGTCGGATCGTCGTCTGCCGGGTCATATGGCTTATCGGCGAGCAACGGGCGCCGCATCACCTGCTGCAGGATCAGCCGATCCAGGCCACCATCGGCATCGACGAAAAAATCGTCAAGGATGCCGATGAACAGAACCGCCTGCCCGGCCACATTAACGATGGCGGACACCGAGATAAAGTCTGGCTGGTTGTCTTCGTCGAAGTCGGCGCCCGTCAGCAGGTAGTACCAGGGCGCCTGGTGAAAGCGAAACAATGGGGCAAACCAGCCGGCATTGAAACGGTCAAGACGGAAGCGGGTTATCAACATGCGGAAACCGGTCGGCACGATCAGCGCGCCGGCATACAGGCTCAGGAAATATGCGCATATCCAGGAAAACTGCGTGGCGATCGCATCCACCGCCCGCGACTGGCTCGTTGGGTCCGCCGACAATATTTTCAACAGCACCGCCGGCTGCAACGCCCGACCGAACAGCATGCCGGATGCGGTCAGCCACAAAAGATGGAAAACACAACTCCACAGCACCGCCTCGGTGACAATCTGGCCGAAGGGGGAGAAATCCAGCGAAGCGCGTTCCGCCCGCTTGAATCGCGAACGGGCAATGAATCCGGGGAGCAGCAGCAGGAAAACGATTAAGGCAGGCAGCGCTACGTTCATCGTTCCGCTCAGGCGGCTTTAGGAACGACTTTAAGCTGGTACAGCACGCTACCTTCTTGCGCGGAATCCAGATTGATTACTGCGCCTGTCGTGATGGAGGAAGAAAGCGACGGCCGCGAATTCTTGTTGGCCAGGTAGGTACGCAACTGCACCTTGGCTCTTGGGTCAGCAAGAACGGTTTTGGCGAGTGCGCTTTTGAGTGCTTTCATAGTGCGGTCACTATGCCATAAAACATCATTTCCTGCATGTCCCTGCACGCAACAGATCACGGATAGGCCACGATCGGTATAGCTGAAACGCCAGGATTGTTATATGCAAATAACTATATATAACTTTGGCGTATATAGAGGCGCTGTTAGACTTGCATGCCTGACAGTTAAAACGAAGTACATCCGTGATTCGCATCGAGCACCTGCATAAAATCTACCCGCTGGAACGCAATGCCAAGAGCGCCGGCACCCCGGTTGCGGCATTGACCGACATCAATCTGCATATCAAAAAAGGCGAAATATTCGGCATCATCGGCCGCTCCGGCGCCGGCAAGAGTACGCTGATCCGCACCCTCAACATGCTGGAACGGCCATCCAGCGGCAGCATATCGATCGAAGGCGAAGACATCACCGCGCTCGACAATAACGGCCTGCACCGGCTGCGCCAGCGGATCGGCATGATCTTCCAGCACTTCAACCTGCTCAACGCCAAAACTGTGGCTGCCAATATCGACTGGCCGCTGAAGATCACCGGTAAATACACACAACAGCAACGCCACGCCCGCGTCACCGAATTGCTCGACCTGGTCGGCCTGAGCGAGCATCGCGACAAGTATCCCTCGCAATTATCCGGCGGCCAGAAACAGCGCGTCGGGATTGCCCGCGCGCTGGCCAATACGCCGCACCTGCTGCTGTGCGACGAAGCCACCTCGGCCCTCGATCCTGAAACCACGCAAGCCATCCTGCGCCTGCTGCTCGACATCAACCGCAAGCTCGGCTTGACGATTGTGCTGATCACGCATGAAATGCAAGTGATCCGCAACATCTGCGACCGCGTCGCGGTGATCGAAGCCGGCCGCATCGTCGAAACTGGCGAGGTGGCTGAAGTATTCCTGCATCCGCAGCACGCGGTAACACAAAGCATGGTCGCAGAAAGCACGCCGTTCTCGGCAGAAACTGCACTACTGTCGTCCAGCACGGCGGGTATCGATCAGCTGCGCGGAAAACTTGTGCGCCTGACCTACGTCGGCGACATCACTTACCAACCGATCCTGAGCAGCATCGCCGCTGCCACGCCGGCCCTGATCACCATCCTGCAAGGCACTATCGCGCGTATCAAGGACACGCCGTATGGCCAGCTGCTTGTTGAATTGCGTGGCGAGCCGGCCGATGTCGCTCAAGTCTTCACGACGCTCGATCAACACAATATCCGCCATGAGGTGCTCGCATAATGGACTTCTCTCTCATCGACTGGAGCGACATCTGGCAAGCCACCTGGGAAACCCTGGCCATGACCGGCTTTTCCCTGCTGTTCACGATCCTGCTCGGCCTGCCGCTCGGGATATTGCTGTTCATCACCGGTAAGCGCCAGTTGCTGGAACAGCGCGGCATCTACCGCGTGCTGTCGCTGATCGTCAACGTACTGCGTTCGGTGCCGTTCCTGATTTTGCTGATCGTGATGATCCCGGTCACGGTGCTGCTGGTTGGCACCTCGCTCGGCGTACTGGGCGCAATTCCGCCGCTGGTGCTAGGCACCGCGCCATTCTTCGCGCGGCTGGTGGAAAACGTCTTGCGTGAAATCGACCGCGGTGTGGTGGAAGCCTGCCAGGCCATGGGCGCGAGCAAACGCCAGATCATTTTCGGCGCGCTGCTGCCGGAAGCCCTGCCCGGCCTGATCGCTGCGACTACCGTGACTGCGATTGCGCTGATGTCATATGCCGCGATGTCCGGCGTGATCGGCGGCGGCGGCCTGGGCGATCTGGCAATTCGTTTCGGCTATCAACGCTTCCAGACCGAAGTGATGGTCACCACCGTTGCCGTACTGGTGGTGCTGGTGCAGGTATTGCAGTTTTCCGGCGACCGGCTGGTGCAGCATTTCACGCGTAAATGAGCCGTATCGCTTAGACATTACGTCACCGTCGTTCCCGCGAACGCGGGGCCCCATTTTACGCTCATCAACATGGATTCCCGCGTTCGCGGGAATGACGGCGATTTTTAATAATTTAGAAAATTTTACTTAAGCAGTCTTTGATTTAACATCCAAAAAAGGGAGTTTATATGTCACGCAAATTTTCACTTTCACTCGGACTGGCAGCAGCCGTATTCTCGACGTTCAGCCTGATCGCTGCCGCACCTGCACAAGCCGCCGACAAGCTGGTGATCGCCGCCACGCCTGTGCCGCACGCTGAAATCCTCGAATTCGTCAAACCGATCCTGGCCAAGGAAGGCGTCGATCTGCAGGTCAAGGTATTCACCGACTACATCCAGCCGGCGGTCCAAACCAACGAAAAGCGCGTCGACGGCAATTTCTTCCTGCACCAGCCATACCTGAACGAATTCAAGAAGAACCACAAGAACGATATCGAAGTTGTGATCACCAAGGTCCACGTCGAGCCGTTCGCCGGCTATTCGACAAAATACAAGAAACTGGCCGACCTGCCTGACGGCGCTACCATCGCTATCCCGAACGACCCATCGAATTCGGGCCGCGCATTGCTGCTATTGTCACGCCAAGGCTTGTTGAAGCTGAAGGATCCGACCAATATCTCGGCGACGCAAAAAGACATCATCGACAACCCGAAGCACCTGAAATTCAAGGAACTGGAAGCAGCAACCCTGCCGCGCGTGCTGAACCAGGTTGACCTGGCCCTGATCAATACCAACTATGCGATCGAAGCCAAACTCAATCCGGTCAAGGATTCGCTGTTCATTGAAGATGCCAACTCGCCATACGCCAACCTGCTGGTGGCACGTCCAGACAACAAGGACAGCGCGGCGGTGAAGAAACTGGCGATCGCTCTGAATTCGCCGGAAGTGAAGAAATTCATCGAAGAAAAATACAAAGGTGCAGTGGTACCGGCGTTCTGATTGCTCTGATGGCTATCCAACAGCCGTCACAAACGAAGCCCTCGCAATTTGCGGGGGCTTTTTGGTTTACACTGGCTCTCTTGCTATTAATGAACTCCCCCAAACACCTTAGAGGCACATCATGGAAGAAAAAGTGGAAACCAATGCATCCCAGCGCGACGCCTTCCTGGAAGAGAAAGCGTTCAAATCACGCACTGTGCTGCTGTTCGGCCAGATCAACGACACTGTGGCGCGCGATATCGTGCGTCAATTGATCGCATTGTCAGGCGAATCCAAGGCGCCGATCAATTTCCTGGTCTGTTCGCCAGGCGGCCATGTGGAATCCGGTGATGTGATCCATGACGTCATCCGCTTCATCGATGCGCCGGTCAACATGATCGGTAGCGGCTGGGTCGGCAGCGCCGCAGTCAATGTATTCCTGTCGGTCCCCAAGGAACGGCGTTTCTGCCTGCAAAACACGCGCTTCCTGATCCATCAGCCAAGCGGCGGCGTCGGCGGCCAGGCTTCGGATATTGCGATCCAGGCGCGCGAAATCATCCGCGTGCGCGAACGTATCGGCGCGCTGATCGCTAAGGAAACCGGGCAGAAACTGGAAAAAGTGACAACCGATATCGACCGCGATTTCTGGATGTCGGCGGCCGAAGCGATCGAGTATGGCCTGGTGTCGAAATCGATCGTTAGCTCGAAAGAAGTCGGGTAATTTCCCTCCGTACCTGAATCAAGAGGTCTGAACAAACGCGGCCCGCAACTAAAGCGACAAAGGGGGCGAGTAATGCATTTACTCGCCCCCTCTCTTTTTACCGATCTTGAATCTTAGGCCGCTTTACGTTCCTGCTCCACGGTCTGACGCAGGCGTTTTGCCGCCAGTACCATGTTCTCCAGCGCCTCATAAGTCTCTGGCCAGGCGCGTGTCTTCAAGCCGCAATCCGGATTGACCCACAAACGCGCATCAGGGATTACACCACGCGCCTTGCGCAGCAGACGCTCCATCTCATCAACCTGCGGCACGCGCGGCGAGTGGATGTCGTAGACGCCTGGACCGATATCGTTCGGGTAGGCGAACTGGCCGAAACCGTCCAACAGTTCCATATCCGAACGCGAGGTCTCGATGGTGATCACATCGGCATCCATGGCAGCGATCCACGGCAGGATGTCGTTGAACTCCGAATAGCACATGTGGGTGTGAATCTGGGTTTCATCGCCAACGCCGGCGGCGCTGATCTTGAAGGCCCGCACCGCCCAATCGAGGTAATGCGGCCAGTCACGCGCTTTCAGCGGCAAGCCTTCGCGGAACGCCGGTTCGTCGATCTGGATCATGCCGATGTTGGCTTTTTCCAGGTCGCAAACTTCATCGCGCAACGCCAGCGCGATTTGCAGCGCGGTGGTTTCGCGTGGCTGGTCGTCGCGCACGAATGACCATTGCAGCATCGTCACCGGCCCGGTCAGCATGCCCTTCATCGGCTTCGCCGTCAGGGTCTGGGCGAACTGACTCCAGCCGACCGTCATCGCTTCAGGACGATATACGTCACCATAGATGATTGGCGGTTTGACGCAACGCGAGCCGTAACTTTGCACCCAGCCGTTGGCGGTGAAGGTGTAGCCCCACAATTGTTCGCCGAAATATTCGACCATATCGTTGCGCTCCGGCTCGCCGTGCACCAGCACGTCCAAGCCTAGTTGTTCCTGCTTTTCCACGACCACACGGATTTCTTCCCGCATTTTATCGAGGTAATCCAGGTGACCGATTTCACCGCGCTTGTAGGCGGCGCGCGCCTGGCGGATTTCCGTGGTCTGCGGGAAAGAACCGATGGTGGTCGTTGGGAAAGCCGGCAACTGCCATTTGGCTTGC
This DNA window, taken from Collimonas arenae, encodes the following:
- a CDS encoding ATP-binding cassette domain-containing protein; protein product: MHKIYPLERNAKSAGTPVAALTDINLHIKKGEIFGIIGRSGAGKSTLIRTLNMLERPSSGSISIEGEDITALDNNGLHRLRQRIGMIFQHFNLLNAKTVAANIDWPLKITGKYTQQQRHARVTELLDLVGLSEHRDKYPSQLSGGQKQRVGIARALANTPHLLLCDEATSALDPETTQAILRLLLDINRKLGLTIVLITHEMQVIRNICDRVAVIEAGRIVETGEVAEVFLHPQHAVTQSMVAESTPFSAETALLSSSTAGIDQLRGKLVRLTYVGDITYQPILSSIAAATPALITILQGTIARIKDTPYGQLLVELRGEPADVAQVFTTLDQHNIRHEVLA
- a CDS encoding methionine ABC transporter permease, with product MDFSLIDWSDIWQATWETLAMTGFSLLFTILLGLPLGILLFITGKRQLLEQRGIYRVLSLIVNVLRSVPFLILLIVMIPVTVLLVGTSLGVLGAIPPLVLGTAPFFARLVENVLREIDRGVVEACQAMGASKRQIIFGALLPEALPGLIAATTVTAIALMSYAAMSGVIGGGGLGDLAIRFGYQRFQTEVMVTTVAVLVVLVQVLQFSGDRLVQHFTRK
- a CDS encoding MetQ/NlpA family ABC transporter substrate-binding protein, which gives rise to MSRKFSLSLGLAAAVFSTFSLIAAAPAQAADKLVIAATPVPHAEILEFVKPILAKEGVDLQVKVFTDYIQPAVQTNEKRVDGNFFLHQPYLNEFKKNHKNDIEVVITKVHVEPFAGYSTKYKKLADLPDGATIAIPNDPSNSGRALLLLSRQGLLKLKDPTNISATQKDIIDNPKHLKFKELEAATLPRVLNQVDLALINTNYAIEAKLNPVKDSLFIEDANSPYANLLVARPDNKDSAAVKKLAIALNSPEVKKFIEEKYKGAVVPAF
- a CDS encoding ATP-dependent Clp protease proteolytic subunit, whose translation is MEEKVETNASQRDAFLEEKAFKSRTVLLFGQINDTVARDIVRQLIALSGESKAPINFLVCSPGGHVESGDVIHDVIRFIDAPVNMIGSGWVGSAAVNVFLSVPKERRFCLQNTRFLIHQPSGGVGGQASDIAIQAREIIRVRERIGALIAKETGQKLEKVTTDIDRDFWMSAAEAIEYGLVSKSIVSSKEVG